A region from the Ciconia boyciana chromosome 1, ASM3463844v1, whole genome shotgun sequence genome encodes:
- the GSG1 gene encoding germ cell-specific gene 1 protein isoform X3: MVEADLLLHRPGFQEMVLPCWMELLKGLPWRRAFLAVILNLLALSLSTTALLGSYWCTGTQKVPKPLCGKSKATKCIGVPMLPDAGASNVSSQDVVHYSWETGDDRFAFRYFHTGMWLSCEESMEGPEEKCRSFIELSPPAERGILWLSLGSEMLYISLLLISFILLMVEMLHTGNPVCGLKLNAFAAVSSVLSGLLGMVAHMMYTQVFQATVSLGPEDWRPHSWDYGWAFYMAWASFTCCMASAVTTLNTYTKTVLEFKRNHIKGYDGSFKDQPQHHQCFIQQQISSYYEPQDKPLHSVSEGVDFYSELQQKVLQREPELGLDEVLGQMIGEDRC; the protein is encoded by the exons ATGGTTGAAGCTGACCTATTGCTCCACCGCCCTGGCTTTCAGGAAATGGTTCTTCCATGCTGG ATGGAGCTGCTGAAGGGACTGCCGTGGCGCCGGGCTTTCCTGGCTGTCATCCTGAACCTGCTGGCTCTCAGCCTCTCCACCACTGCCTTGCTCGGCAGCTACTGGTGCACCGGGACCCAGAAAGTGCCCAAGCCGTTGTGTGGAAAGAGCAAAGCTACCAAGTGCATCGGTGTCCCCATGCTGCCTGACGCAGGTGCTAGCAATGTTTCATCCCAGGATGTGGTGCACTACAGCTGGGAGACCGGGGATGACCGCTTTGCCTTCAGATACTTCCACACGGGGATGTGGCTTTCCTGTGAAGAGAGCATGGAAGGGCCAG aagagaaatgcCGTAGCTTTATTGAGCTTTCACCACCAGCAGAGAGAG GAATCCTGTGGCTGTCGCTGGGATCAGAGATGCTCTACATCAGCTTGCTGCTCATCAGCTTCATCCTCCTGATGGTGGAAATGCTCCATACTGGCAATCCTGTCTGTGGGTTGAAGCTCAATGCCTTCGCTGCTGTCTCCTCGGTGCTGTCAG GTCTCCTTGGGATGGTGGCGCACATGATGTACACTCAAGTCTTCCAGGCAACGGTTAGTCTGGGACCAGAGGACTGGAGACCGCACTCATGGGACTACGGCTGGGCGTTCTA CATGGCCTGGGCCTCCTTCACCTGCTGCATGGCCTCTGCTGTCACCACTCTCAACACCTACACCAAGACGGTGCTGGAGTTCAAAAGGAACCACATCAAGGGCTACGATGGGAGCTTCAAGGATCAGCCTCAGCACCACCAGTGCTTCATACAGCAGCAAATAAGTAGCTACTATGAGCCCCAAGACAAGCCCCTCCATTCAGTCTCTGAGGGAGTCGACTTCTACTCTGAGCTGCAACAGAAAGTGCTACAGCGGGAACCAGAGCTGGGACTGGATGAGGTCTTGGGACAGATGATCGGGGAGGATCGCTGTTAG
- the GSG1 gene encoding germ cell-specific gene 1 protein isoform X2 codes for MELLKGLPWRRAFLAVILNLLALSLSTTALLGSYWCTGTQKVPKPLCGKSKATKCIGVPMLPDAGASNVSSQDVVHYSWETGDDRFAFRYFHTGMWLSCEESMEGPEEKCRSFIELSPPAERGILWLSLGSEMLYISLLLISFILLMVEMLHTGNPVCGLKLNAFAAVSSVLSGLLGMVAHMMYTQVFQATVSLGPEDWRPHSWDYGWAFYMAWASFTCCMASAVTTLNTYTKTVLEFKRNHIKGYDGSFKDQPQHHQCFIQQQISSYYEPQDKPLHSVSEGVDFYSELQQKVLQREPELGLDEVLGQMIGEDRC; via the exons ATGGAGCTGCTGAAGGGACTGCCGTGGCGCCGGGCTTTCCTGGCTGTCATCCTGAACCTGCTGGCTCTCAGCCTCTCCACCACTGCCTTGCTCGGCAGCTACTGGTGCACCGGGACCCAGAAAGTGCCCAAGCCGTTGTGTGGAAAGAGCAAAGCTACCAAGTGCATCGGTGTCCCCATGCTGCCTGACGCAGGTGCTAGCAATGTTTCATCCCAGGATGTGGTGCACTACAGCTGGGAGACCGGGGATGACCGCTTTGCCTTCAGATACTTCCACACGGGGATGTGGCTTTCCTGTGAAGAGAGCATGGAAGGGCCAG aagagaaatgcCGTAGCTTTATTGAGCTTTCACCACCAGCAGAGAGAG GAATCCTGTGGCTGTCGCTGGGATCAGAGATGCTCTACATCAGCTTGCTGCTCATCAGCTTCATCCTCCTGATGGTGGAAATGCTCCATACTGGCAATCCTGTCTGTGGGTTGAAGCTCAATGCCTTCGCTGCTGTCTCCTCGGTGCTGTCAG GTCTCCTTGGGATGGTGGCGCACATGATGTACACTCAAGTCTTCCAGGCAACGGTTAGTCTGGGACCAGAGGACTGGAGACCGCACTCATGGGACTACGGCTGGGCGTTCTA CATGGCCTGGGCCTCCTTCACCTGCTGCATGGCCTCTGCTGTCACCACTCTCAACACCTACACCAAGACGGTGCTGGAGTTCAAAAGGAACCACATCAAGGGCTACGATGGGAGCTTCAAGGATCAGCCTCAGCACCACCAGTGCTTCATACAGCAGCAAATAAGTAGCTACTATGAGCCCCAAGACAAGCCCCTCCATTCAGTCTCTGAGGGAGTCGACTTCTACTCTGAGCTGCAACAGAAAGTGCTACAGCGGGAACCAGAGCTGGGACTGGATGAGGTCTTGGGACAGATGATCGGGGAGGATCGCTGTTAG
- the GSG1 gene encoding germ cell-specific gene 1 protein isoform X1 codes for MKSRVPLETCQMELLKGLPWRRAFLAVILNLLALSLSTTALLGSYWCTGTQKVPKPLCGKSKATKCIGVPMLPDAGASNVSSQDVVHYSWETGDDRFAFRYFHTGMWLSCEESMEGPEEKCRSFIELSPPAERGILWLSLGSEMLYISLLLISFILLMVEMLHTGNPVCGLKLNAFAAVSSVLSGLLGMVAHMMYTQVFQATVSLGPEDWRPHSWDYGWAFYMAWASFTCCMASAVTTLNTYTKTVLEFKRNHIKGYDGSFKDQPQHHQCFIQQQISSYYEPQDKPLHSVSEGVDFYSELQQKVLQREPELGLDEVLGQMIGEDRC; via the exons ATGAAGAGCCGTGTGCCTCTTGAGACCTGCCAG ATGGAGCTGCTGAAGGGACTGCCGTGGCGCCGGGCTTTCCTGGCTGTCATCCTGAACCTGCTGGCTCTCAGCCTCTCCACCACTGCCTTGCTCGGCAGCTACTGGTGCACCGGGACCCAGAAAGTGCCCAAGCCGTTGTGTGGAAAGAGCAAAGCTACCAAGTGCATCGGTGTCCCCATGCTGCCTGACGCAGGTGCTAGCAATGTTTCATCCCAGGATGTGGTGCACTACAGCTGGGAGACCGGGGATGACCGCTTTGCCTTCAGATACTTCCACACGGGGATGTGGCTTTCCTGTGAAGAGAGCATGGAAGGGCCAG aagagaaatgcCGTAGCTTTATTGAGCTTTCACCACCAGCAGAGAGAG GAATCCTGTGGCTGTCGCTGGGATCAGAGATGCTCTACATCAGCTTGCTGCTCATCAGCTTCATCCTCCTGATGGTGGAAATGCTCCATACTGGCAATCCTGTCTGTGGGTTGAAGCTCAATGCCTTCGCTGCTGTCTCCTCGGTGCTGTCAG GTCTCCTTGGGATGGTGGCGCACATGATGTACACTCAAGTCTTCCAGGCAACGGTTAGTCTGGGACCAGAGGACTGGAGACCGCACTCATGGGACTACGGCTGGGCGTTCTA CATGGCCTGGGCCTCCTTCACCTGCTGCATGGCCTCTGCTGTCACCACTCTCAACACCTACACCAAGACGGTGCTGGAGTTCAAAAGGAACCACATCAAGGGCTACGATGGGAGCTTCAAGGATCAGCCTCAGCACCACCAGTGCTTCATACAGCAGCAAATAAGTAGCTACTATGAGCCCCAAGACAAGCCCCTCCATTCAGTCTCTGAGGGAGTCGACTTCTACTCTGAGCTGCAACAGAAAGTGCTACAGCGGGAACCAGAGCTGGGACTGGATGAGGTCTTGGGACAGATGATCGGGGAGGATCGCTGTTAG